One window of Methanosphaera cuniculi genomic DNA carries:
- a CDS encoding RDD family protein, with amino-acid sequence MEHFILRTKALIIDFIIVTLLTALVDNIIFMILVLLKLPANTYSSIVLVIITMAYFTIFEAKTNKTIGKKVMHLYVSDIEGYMSYKKAFIRNLTKIYWIPLIFDVLIGKILNYPSRLFDKLAKTDVYADTELEVTKEEDTFEELTEDDFEELDADEI; translated from the coding sequence ATATTAAGAACAAAAGCATTAATAATAGATTTCATAATAGTAACACTTCTAACAGCATTAGTTGATAATATCATATTCATGATACTAGTACTACTTAAACTACCAGCAAATACATATTCATCAATAGTACTTGTTATCATAACAATGGCATACTTCACAATCTTTGAAGCAAAAACAAATAAAACAATTGGAAAAAAAGTAATGCACCTATATGTATCAGATATAGAAGGATATATGAGCTATAAAAAAGCATTCATCAGAAACTTAACTAAAATATACTGGATACCACTAATCTTTGATGTGTTAATCGGAAAAATCCTAAACTACCCATCAAGACTATTTGACAAACTTGCAAAAACAGATGTATATGCTGATACAGAACTTGAAGTTACAAAAGAAGAAGATACCTTCGAAGAACTAACAGAAGATGACTTTGAAGAATTAGATGCTGATGAAATATAA
- the serS gene encoding serine--tRNA ligase, which translates to MLDIKVFRETPEKVIESEQKRFRETDNVEKVIEYDNLWREGLKRLNDLRSEKNKLSKSFKQAKKDGNIQDVIAQSKQVAEEIKQLEPKIEEYEKIRDEYRYKVGNIIDEKVPISDTEDDNQIIKTYGEKPDFEFDALNHVDLIEKIDGADLQTASEIAGSRFYYLKEDILALNLALIQFAISELKENGYTPMQTPFFIKSEVAAETSELSEFEETLYKVENEDLYLIATAEQTLAALHRNEIIDDEQLPLRYAALSTCFRKEAGSHGKDTLGIFRVHQFEKIEQFIYTTPDQSSDEHQRLLSVTEGIYQKLNLPYQIVAIVSSALNDNAAIKYDLEAWFPGSETYRELVSCTNCTDYQARKINTRYGKAGSGDAQILHTLNSTAIATERTICCILENYQQEDGSVRIPDVLVPYMNGKTIIEAKN; encoded by the coding sequence TTGCTAGATATAAAAGTATTTAGAGAAACACCAGAAAAAGTAATAGAATCTGAACAAAAAAGATTCAGAGAAACTGATAACGTAGAAAAAGTAATAGAATATGATAATCTATGGCGTGAAGGACTAAAAAGATTAAATGACCTAAGATCTGAAAAAAATAAGCTATCTAAATCATTTAAACAAGCAAAAAAAGATGGAAACATACAAGATGTCATAGCACAATCAAAACAAGTAGCAGAAGAAATCAAACAACTAGAACCAAAAATTGAGGAATATGAAAAAATCCGAGATGAATACAGATACAAAGTTGGAAACATCATAGATGAAAAAGTGCCAATATCAGATACAGAAGATGACAATCAAATCATAAAAACCTATGGTGAAAAACCAGACTTCGAATTTGATGCATTAAATCATGTAGATCTTATTGAAAAAATTGATGGAGCAGATCTACAAACAGCATCAGAAATAGCAGGATCCAGATTCTACTACCTAAAAGAAGATATTTTAGCATTAAACCTTGCATTAATACAATTTGCAATAAGTGAACTAAAAGAAAATGGATACACACCAATGCAAACACCATTTTTCATAAAAAGTGAAGTAGCAGCAGAAACATCAGAACTCTCAGAATTTGAAGAAACACTATATAAAGTAGAAAATGAGGACTTATACCTAATAGCAACAGCAGAACAAACACTTGCAGCATTACACCGTAATGAAATAATAGATGATGAACAACTACCACTAAGATATGCAGCTCTTTCAACATGTTTTAGAAAAGAAGCAGGATCACATGGAAAAGATACACTAGGAATATTCCGTGTACATCAATTTGAAAAAATAGAACAATTTATCTACACAACACCTGATCAATCATCTGATGAACATCAAAGACTATTAAGTGTAACTGAAGGAATATACCAGAAACTAAACTTACCATACCAGATAGTTGCAATTGTATCATCAGCACTAAATGATAATGCAGCAATCAAATATGATCTTGAAGCATGGTTCCCAGGATCTGAAACATACCGGGAATTAGTATCATGTACTAATTGTACAGATTATCAAGCACGAAAAATAAACACAAGATATGGAAAAGCAGGATCAGGAGATGCACAAATACTTCACACACTAAATAGTACAGCAATAGCAACAGAAAGAACAATATGCTGCATCCTTGAAAACTATCAACAAGAAGATGGAAGCGTACGTATACCAGATGTACTAGTTCCATACATGAATGGAAAAACAATAATAGAAGCTAAAAACTAG